The segment GCTCCAGCGCCTTCTTTTCGTCCAGGGTCTTTTCCGCTTTCTCGATGAAGGTGAGGACATCACCCATGCCCAGGATGCGGGAAGCCAGCCGGTCCGGGTAGAAAGGCTCGAAGTTGTCCGCCTTTTCCCCCATCCCGATAAACTTAATCGGCACGCCGCTGACCCACCTTATGGAAAGCGCGGCGCCGCCGCGGGCATCGCCGTCCATCTTGGTCATGATGAGCCCGGTAACGTTGACCCGGGTGTGGAACTCCTCCGCCACGCGCACGGCGTCCTGGCCGGTCATGGCGTCCACCACCAGCAGCACCTCGTCCGGCTTGATGACCTTTTTCACCTGCTCCAGCTCCGCCATCAGATCCTCGTCGATGTGGAGTCGGCCGGCGGTATCGACGATGACATGGGTAGCGGCGATGCGTTTGGCCTCGGCCATGCCGTGGGCGGCGATGTCTTTAGAGGAGTTTTTAGGGTCTTCATGGAACACCGGCACCTCAAGCTGCTTGCCTAAAGTTACCAGCTGCTCGATGGCGGCGGGGCGGCGGTTATCGGCGGCTACCAAAAGCGGTTTCTGCCCGCCGTGCTTTAAAAGCAGCGCCAGCTTGGCGGCAGTGGTCGTTTTACCGGAGCCCTGCAACCCCACCATTAAAATGACGGCGGGGGGCTGGGAAACGCTAACGAGCTTGCTGGAAGCGCCGTCCCCCAGGGTCTTGATCAGCTCCTCGTTAACGATTTTAACGATTTGCTGGCCGGGGGAAAGGCTTTCCATGACCTCTTTGCCGATAGCGCGTTCCTTGACGCGACCGGTAAAGTCCTTGACCACCTTGAAATTGACGTCCGCCTCCAAAAGCGCCAGGCGCA is part of the Dehalococcoidales bacterium genome and harbors:
- the ffh gene encoding signal recognition particle protein, whose amino-acid sequence is MFEVLAEKLNAVFKLLGNRGKLTEKDIDEALRQVRLALLEADVNFKVVKDFTGRVKERAIGKEVMESLSPGQQIVKIVNEELIKTLGDGASSKLVSVSQPPAVILMVGLQGSGKTTTAAKLALLLKHGGQKPLLVAADNRRPAAIEQLVTLGKQLEVPVFHEDPKNSSKDIAAHGMAEAKRIAATHVIVDTAGRLHIDEDLMAELEQVKKVIKPDEVLLVVDAMTGQDAVRVAEEFHTRVNVTGLIMTKMDGDARGGAALSIRWVSGVPIKFIGMGEKADNFEPFYPDRLASRILGMGDVLTFIEKAEKTLDEKKALELQKKIRKSGFDLEDFLEQLRAIKKMGPISHLAEMLPGMGKLAAKLPDGAQEAQLKKVEAIVLSMTPQERKNPGIIGGSRRKRIARGSGTQTHDVNQLLNQFSQMQKLVKMGMGGKLPKNMMGMFGKQ